A genomic stretch from Nocardia wallacei includes:
- a CDS encoding GNAT family N-acetyltransferase: MGEGEQVTVVVGSAVEARRQMDAVCALYDEVFSVPPFVWPDGESVRHRQMLDRLVLDPTFGTAFATIAGELVGFVYGIALKPDTNWWNGFREPVADDMTREWTGRTFAVIDLAVRNDWRRKGIGRRLLGTLLSTRPEERTTLAVQPKAAGSHAFYAAIGGWQLVGRQDTPSYVSSQFDIYVADLPGAAKP, from the coding sequence ATGGGTGAGGGTGAGCAGGTGACGGTGGTTGTGGGTTCGGCGGTCGAGGCTCGGCGGCAGATGGATGCCGTGTGCGCGCTCTACGACGAGGTATTCTCGGTCCCGCCGTTCGTATGGCCGGACGGAGAGTCGGTGCGGCACCGGCAGATGCTGGACCGTCTCGTCCTCGACCCGACATTCGGGACAGCGTTCGCCACGATCGCGGGCGAGCTGGTCGGATTCGTCTACGGCATTGCGTTGAAGCCGGACACGAATTGGTGGAATGGTTTTCGAGAGCCTGTCGCCGACGATATGACTCGTGAATGGACGGGCCGGACGTTCGCGGTGATCGATCTCGCGGTGCGGAACGATTGGCGTAGAAAGGGAATCGGACGCCGTCTGCTCGGCACGCTGCTCAGTACCCGCCCGGAGGAACGTACGACTCTCGCCGTACAGCCCAAGGCCGCGGGATCTCACGCGTTCTACGCCGCGATCGGCGGGTGGCAACTGGTCGGCCGACAGGACACTCCGAGTTACGTCTCGTCGCAATTCGATATCTATGTCGCGGATCTGCCCGGCGCAGCGAAACCGTAG
- a CDS encoding Lrp/AsnC family transcriptional regulator — protein MPKNDPTARSAVALDDVDRILLDELARDGRMTNNALAAAAGIAPSTCLGRVRSLVERGVIRGFHADIDPAALGRSLQAMVSVRVQANARKHLADFGAQLAALDEVLNVYFIAGADDFLVHVATADTERLRMFVLENLSAHPAVARTETILIFEHIRPRIRPGR, from the coding sequence ATGCCGAAGAACGACCCTACGGCGCGGTCCGCGGTGGCGCTGGACGACGTCGATCGCATCCTGCTCGACGAACTGGCGCGCGACGGGCGCATGACGAACAACGCGCTGGCGGCGGCCGCCGGGATCGCCCCGTCCACCTGTCTGGGGCGGGTCCGGTCGCTGGTCGAACGCGGGGTGATCCGCGGCTTCCACGCCGATATCGACCCGGCCGCGCTGGGGCGCAGCCTGCAGGCGATGGTCTCGGTGCGGGTGCAGGCCAACGCGCGCAAGCACCTCGCCGACTTCGGCGCCCAGCTCGCCGCGCTCGACGAGGTGCTCAACGTCTACTTCATCGCGGGCGCCGACGATTTCCTCGTGCACGTGGCCACCGCCGACACCGAACGCCTGCGCATGTTCGTGCTGGAGAATCTGAGCGCCCACCCCGCCGTCGCCCGCACCGAAACCATCCTCATCTTCGAACACATCCGCCCCCGCATCCGCCCAGGCCGCTGA
- a CDS encoding cysteine dioxygenase, whose translation MTTSLPVNLKHAKDIHPAVDVPLLQDAVHPDRTLWSPAELRELTEAVAAELATPLLDIVRFDSGQRWWTRLALTMGVELWLLSWAPGQGTEPHDHGGASGAFTVTVGELNEEYRHAGGPVRQAHWRAGQTVAFGPQRAHRLDNRSAGPAATVHAYSPPLRPVREYRDLTDFAGI comes from the coding sequence GTGACCACGTCACTACCGGTGAATCTGAAGCATGCCAAGGACATTCACCCTGCCGTAGACGTGCCGCTGTTACAGGACGCCGTACACCCGGACCGCACACTGTGGTCCCCCGCGGAACTGCGCGAGCTGACCGAGGCGGTCGCCGCCGAACTCGCCACGCCGCTGCTCGACATCGTCCGCTTCGATTCCGGCCAGCGCTGGTGGACCCGGCTGGCGCTGACCATGGGCGTGGAGCTGTGGCTGTTGTCGTGGGCGCCGGGGCAGGGCACCGAACCGCACGACCACGGCGGGGCGTCGGGCGCGTTCACGGTCACCGTCGGCGAGCTGAACGAGGAGTACCGCCACGCGGGCGGGCCCGTGCGGCAGGCGCACTGGCGGGCGGGCCAGACCGTGGCCTTCGGGCCGCAGCGTGCCCACCGGCTCGACAATCGCAGCGCGGGCCCGGCGGCCACGGTGCACGCGTACTCGCCGCCGCTGCGGCCGGTCCGCGAATACCGTGACCTGACCGATTTTGCGGGGATATGA
- a CDS encoding rhodanese-like domain-containing protein: MSAVDELLTRARSRLIRVEPREAAALQSEGALIVDIRPHANRLDEGEIPGAVVMERIVLEWRLDPTGEHRLPGLAADTPVILVCNEGYASSLAAADAHRLGLAHATDLIGGFRAWKSAGLPVVPGGSPAVP, encoded by the coding sequence ATGAGTGCCGTAGACGAACTACTCACCCGCGCCCGGTCGCGACTGATCCGGGTGGAGCCCCGGGAGGCGGCGGCCCTGCAGTCGGAGGGCGCGCTGATCGTGGACATCCGGCCACACGCGAACCGGCTCGACGAGGGCGAGATTCCGGGTGCGGTGGTGATGGAACGCATCGTGCTGGAGTGGCGGCTGGATCCGACCGGCGAGCACCGGCTGCCGGGCCTGGCGGCGGATACGCCGGTGATTCTGGTCTGCAACGAGGGGTATGCCTCCAGCCTGGCCGCCGCCGACGCGCACCGCCTCGGCCTGGCCCACGCCACCGACCTGATCGGCGGTTTTCGCGCGTGGAAGTCCGCCGGACTCCCGGTGGTGCCGGGCGGCTCCCCCGCCGTGCCCTGA
- a CDS encoding class I SAM-dependent methyltransferase, with protein MDLSFQEKDNRLANRIRANKRFGTFDLTAWIEKFVSVRRWKAVLDIGCGDGNHLGIYLRHLQPGGRVIGIDRDSTLLDTARADLGGARELTLVEQSMDDEFPFENCTFDLVTSIFAIYNAQDPVTTIGEITRVLRTDGHLLLIGPTAENAPELYDYNERLTGQRIDDRTRIRAARLTDEFLPIVQERFDYVRTDTIDASLIFPDREEFLRYYTSTLLFEETAEGMKLSRADMESACSVEHDLRLTKSMFMIEAHSPIPTEQIHS; from the coding sequence ATGGACCTGAGCTTCCAAGAAAAGGACAACCGACTCGCCAACCGCATCAGAGCGAACAAGCGATTCGGCACCTTCGACCTGACCGCCTGGATCGAGAAATTCGTCAGCGTTCGACGTTGGAAAGCCGTGCTCGACATCGGCTGCGGTGACGGAAACCATCTCGGAATCTACCTGCGCCACCTGCAGCCCGGCGGTCGCGTGATCGGAATCGACCGAGACAGCACATTGCTCGATACTGCGCGAGCCGATCTCGGTGGCGCTCGCGAACTCACTCTGGTCGAACAATCCATGGATGACGAATTTCCGTTCGAGAACTGCACATTCGATCTGGTGACATCGATTTTCGCCATCTACAATGCACAGGACCCGGTCACCACAATCGGCGAGATCACCCGAGTTCTTCGCACCGACGGCCACTTGCTGCTCATCGGACCGACGGCCGAGAACGCGCCCGAACTCTATGATTACAACGAACGCCTCACCGGACAACGCATCGACGATCGCACCCGAATCCGTGCTGCACGACTCACCGACGAATTCCTACCGATCGTGCAAGAGCGATTCGACTATGTGCGAACCGACACGATAGATGCAAGCCTTATTTTTCCCGACCGAGAAGAATTCTTACGGTACTACACTTCGACATTGTTGTTCGAAGAAACGGCAGAGGGCATGAAACTGAGCCGCGCGGACATGGAATCAGCGTGCTCTGTGGAACATGACCTGCGATTGACAAAGTCGATGTTCATGATCGAGGCGCACTCCCCGATTCCCACAGAACAAATTCATTCCTGA
- the hpnC gene encoding squalene synthase HpnC: MDAATAGPRRIRAREQEENFPVALRWLPREQRDHLHAVYATARMIDDIGDRAAGDRTEQLLALRADLSLVWSGGEPANPVFAALAPTVAACGLAEEPFQQLIEANLVDQRVTRYPTFEDLLGYCRLSADPVGRLVLGVFGQGTPVTIALSDRVCTALQVLEHCQDVAEDYRAGRIYLPQADLADFGVAEAQLATGATGCRAVVLRQVDRAMDLLDEGAALVGRLTGWARMAVAGYVAGGYATAKALRAADGDVWLRKPTPRHVDTVRTMVALLGRAAVVTR, from the coding sequence ATGGACGCAGCCACGGCCGGGCCCCGACGAATCCGGGCCCGCGAACAGGAGGAGAACTTCCCCGTAGCGCTGCGCTGGCTCCCCCGCGAACAACGCGATCACCTGCACGCGGTATACGCGACGGCCCGGATGATCGACGACATCGGCGACCGGGCGGCCGGGGACCGCACCGAACAATTGCTGGCGCTGCGTGCCGATCTTTCGCTGGTGTGGTCCGGCGGTGAACCGGCCAACCCGGTGTTCGCGGCGCTGGCACCCACGGTGGCCGCGTGCGGGCTGGCGGAGGAGCCGTTCCAGCAGCTGATCGAGGCCAACCTGGTCGACCAGCGGGTCACCCGGTATCCGACCTTCGAGGACCTGCTCGGCTACTGCCGCTTGTCGGCCGATCCGGTCGGGCGGCTGGTGCTCGGAGTGTTCGGGCAGGGCACGCCCGTGACGATCGCCTTGTCCGACCGGGTGTGCACGGCATTGCAGGTGCTCGAACACTGCCAGGACGTCGCCGAGGACTACCGGGCCGGGCGGATCTACCTGCCGCAGGCGGATCTGGCCGACTTCGGCGTGGCCGAGGCACAACTCGCCACGGGCGCGACCGGCTGCCGGGCGGTGGTGCTACGCCAGGTGGACCGGGCGATGGATCTGCTGGACGAGGGCGCCGCGCTGGTCGGCAGGCTCACCGGCTGGGCGCGGATGGCGGTGGCCGGATACGTGGCCGGTGGCTACGCCACCGCGAAGGCGTTGCGGGCCGCCGACGGCGACGTGTGGCTGCGAAAACCCACGCCCCGGCACGTGGACACGGTTCGCACGATGGTGGCGCTGCTCGGCCGGGCGGCGGTGGTCACCCGATGA
- a CDS encoding ABC transporter substrate-binding protein yields the protein MKRPVALLGAVVAVATLAACGSDSGGSVPAGPPRPGGTLRYGLSLAPTCSDPAQAGTNQTLYVTRQIVDSLTDQNPETGAITPWLAQSWEVSPDARAFTFHLRPGVTFSDGTPLTATSVQKNFDAIVHTLTGVKAPLAASYLAGYTGTTVVDPLTARVEFDRPNAQFLQASSTPQLGILAEGTTSGSADERCLGTDIGTGPFTYAEYKQGASATLVKRVGYAWGSPVFAHQGEAYLDRIEFTVVPESGVRAGSVSSNQLDAVSDALPQDAPQIEAAGGKVQVTPNPGLPFGIQPNVTRGPLRDAAVRAALESAIDRQELVDTVLGPQFRPASSSLGSKTPAYVDLSERIRYDPETARRHLEQAGWAPGGDGIRAKDGVRLSFGILFSRAFAGNQAILELIQQQLRKVGVEVQLQVASDAEYTARQNAKDFDSVYYNITRADGDILRTTFGLADRNLNARGPIPPLDRALYDQLQAADPAVRTQLIGQAQRLVLDNGLWIPTIELSQAIGVSDTVQDLKFEASGRLQFHDTWLRE from the coding sequence ATGAAAAGACCCGTGGCCCTGCTGGGCGCCGTCGTCGCCGTCGCGACCCTCGCGGCCTGTGGCTCCGACTCCGGCGGCTCCGTTCCGGCCGGCCCACCGCGGCCGGGCGGCACCTTGCGCTACGGCCTGTCGCTCGCGCCCACCTGCTCCGATCCGGCCCAGGCCGGAACCAACCAAACCCTCTATGTCACAAGGCAGATCGTCGATTCCCTGACCGACCAGAACCCCGAGACCGGCGCGATCACGCCGTGGCTGGCGCAGAGCTGGGAGGTGAGCCCGGACGCCAGAGCCTTCACCTTCCACCTGCGTCCGGGGGTGACCTTCAGCGACGGCACGCCGCTCACCGCGACCTCGGTGCAGAAGAATTTCGACGCCATCGTGCACACCCTGACCGGTGTGAAGGCGCCCCTGGCGGCGAGCTACCTGGCCGGGTACACCGGCACCACCGTGGTGGATCCGCTCACCGCCCGGGTGGAATTCGACCGGCCGAACGCGCAGTTCCTGCAGGCGTCCTCGACGCCGCAGCTCGGCATTCTCGCCGAGGGCACGACGTCCGGGTCGGCCGACGAGCGCTGCCTGGGCACCGACATCGGCACCGGCCCGTTCACCTATGCCGAGTACAAGCAGGGCGCCTCGGCCACGCTCGTGAAGCGGGTCGGCTATGCCTGGGGGTCACCGGTTTTCGCGCACCAGGGCGAGGCCTATCTGGATCGGATCGAGTTCACGGTGGTGCCGGAGTCGGGGGTGCGGGCGGGCAGCGTGTCCTCGAACCAGCTCGACGCGGTCAGCGACGCGCTGCCGCAGGACGCGCCGCAGATCGAGGCCGCCGGTGGGAAGGTGCAGGTGACCCCGAATCCGGGCTTGCCGTTCGGGATTCAGCCCAACGTCACCCGCGGACCGCTACGGGACGCGGCCGTGCGCGCCGCGCTGGAATCGGCCATCGACCGTCAGGAACTCGTCGATACGGTGCTGGGGCCGCAGTTCCGGCCCGCCAGTAGTTCACTCGGCTCGAAAACACCTGCCTACGTGGATCTTTCGGAGCGAATACGGTACGACCCCGAGACCGCGCGGCGCCATCTGGAGCAGGCGGGCTGGGCGCCCGGCGGTGACGGGATTCGGGCCAAGGACGGCGTGCGCCTGTCCTTCGGCATCCTGTTCAGCCGCGCTTTCGCCGGGAATCAGGCGATTCTCGAGCTGATCCAGCAGCAGCTGCGCAAGGTCGGCGTCGAGGTGCAGTTGCAGGTCGCCTCCGACGCGGAGTACACGGCGCGGCAGAATGCCAAGGATTTCGACTCGGTGTACTACAACATCACCCGCGCCGACGGCGACATCCTGCGCACCACCTTCGGTCTGGCCGACCGCAACCTCAACGCGCGCGGCCCGATCCCGCCGCTGGATCGGGCGCTCTACGACCAACTGCAGGCCGCCGACCCGGCCGTGCGTACACAGCTGATCGGGCAGGCGCAGCGACTGGTGCTCGACAACGGGCTGTGGATACCCACGATCGAGCTGTCGCAGGCGATCGGGGTGTCGGATACGGTGCAGGACTTGAAGTTCGAGGCGTCGGGCCGGTTGCAGTTCCACGACACCTGGCTGCGCGAGTAG
- a CDS encoding PIG-L deacetylase family protein, translated as MMSLNGDSLTEIAVLGAHCDDIAIGAGGTLLTLADAYPGLRVRALILSGRGTEREGEERHALSAFCPGAQVDVTVYDVADGSAPAEWARIKEALRHFRRRCEPQLILAPNREDAHHDHRLLAELITTEFRDHLVLRYEIVKWEIDTARPTLFHPLAPKIAATKARLLHEHYPSQRYRHWFDERTFLGLARIRGVQCGREFAEAFLIDKVMIDFGRTAGGRG; from the coding sequence TTGATGTCACTGAATGGCGATAGTCTGACCGAGATCGCCGTACTGGGAGCGCATTGTGACGATATCGCCATCGGGGCGGGCGGCACGCTGCTGACGTTGGCTGATGCATATCCTGGACTGCGGGTCAGAGCATTGATCCTGTCCGGGCGGGGAACGGAGCGAGAGGGGGAGGAGCGACACGCCCTGAGTGCATTCTGTCCTGGGGCACAGGTCGACGTCACAGTGTATGACGTCGCCGACGGCAGCGCGCCCGCTGAATGGGCGCGAATAAAGGAGGCACTCCGGCATTTTCGTCGCCGTTGTGAACCGCAGCTCATTCTCGCGCCGAACCGTGAGGATGCGCATCATGATCACCGGCTTCTCGCCGAGCTTATAACTACCGAATTCCGGGACCATTTGGTACTGCGGTACGAGATAGTAAAGTGGGAAATAGATACCGCACGCCCCACCTTGTTTCACCCGCTGGCGCCGAAGATCGCGGCCACCAAGGCCAGGTTGCTTCATGAGCATTACCCGTCGCAGCGGTATCGGCACTGGTTCGACGAACGCACTTTTCTCGGGTTGGCACGCATCCGCGGCGTCCAGTGCGGGAGGGAATTCGCCGAGGCGTTTCTCATCGACAAGGTAATGATCGATTTCGGTCGGACAGCAGGCGGACGCGGCTGA
- a CDS encoding PucR family transcriptional regulator: MPVLLDEVRDMLAAEWPNYAGFLDQHHPDVAEAGVLFVHSLLEMAEHGPAPGRAGGGEYARARLVFEQIGRRHFQDGLELSYLLTAYQVGARVAWHHVAATALELELEPQVLAALAEAVFVFVDEFSTASAHGYVLEQSAASAARERRREELAELLLSGRSDATDVRAAANRASWPLPADAAVVLADPDDAESRTALDRLGLNALPIRRPDATGVIVPNTNGGGQLPRLAAVFRGRAVVIGGPLSLDLLPVGMHIAQTALRLRRGGVLRDSPVVVGEQLDTIIANRDEWLLSVLREQVLEPVLELPEGTRDRLIETLRSWLWQMGDRQAIAHELHIHPQTVRYRLARLRELYGERLESPRERARLFLALIWDVPHEPPG, from the coding sequence ATGCCCGTCCTTCTCGACGAGGTGCGGGACATGCTCGCCGCCGAGTGGCCGAACTACGCGGGATTCCTCGACCAACATCATCCGGATGTGGCCGAGGCGGGTGTGCTGTTCGTGCACAGCCTGCTGGAGATGGCCGAGCACGGTCCCGCCCCCGGCCGGGCGGGCGGCGGCGAGTACGCGCGGGCGCGGCTGGTCTTCGAGCAGATCGGGCGGCGGCATTTCCAGGACGGCCTGGAGTTGTCGTACCTGCTCACCGCCTACCAGGTCGGCGCCCGGGTGGCCTGGCATCATGTCGCCGCGACCGCGCTGGAGCTGGAACTCGAGCCGCAGGTGCTGGCCGCCCTGGCCGAGGCCGTGTTCGTCTTCGTCGACGAGTTCTCCACCGCGTCGGCGCACGGGTACGTGCTCGAGCAGTCGGCCGCCAGCGCGGCCCGGGAGCGCCGCCGCGAGGAGTTGGCCGAACTGTTGCTGTCGGGCCGTTCCGATGCCACCGACGTCCGTGCCGCCGCGAACCGGGCCAGCTGGCCGCTGCCCGCCGACGCCGCTGTGGTGCTCGCCGATCCCGACGACGCCGAGTCCCGGACCGCCCTCGATCGGCTCGGCCTCAACGCCCTTCCGATCCGTCGGCCCGACGCGACCGGGGTGATCGTGCCGAACACCAACGGCGGCGGGCAGCTGCCCCGGCTGGCCGCGGTGTTCCGCGGCCGCGCGGTCGTCATCGGCGGCCCGCTGTCGCTGGATCTGCTGCCGGTCGGCATGCACATCGCGCAGACGGCGCTGCGCCTGCGCCGCGGCGGGGTGCTGCGCGACAGCCCGGTGGTCGTCGGCGAGCAACTCGACACCATCATCGCCAACCGCGACGAGTGGCTGCTGTCGGTGCTGCGGGAGCAGGTGCTCGAACCGGTGCTGGAACTGCCCGAGGGCACCCGCGACCGCCTGATCGAGACGCTGCGCAGCTGGCTGTGGCAGATGGGCGACCGGCAGGCGATCGCGCACGAACTGCACATCCACCCGCAGACGGTCCGCTATCGCCTGGCCCGGCTGCGCGAGCTGTACGGCGAGCGGCTGGAATCGCCGCGCGAGCGGGCCCGATTGTTCCTGGCGCTGATCTGGGACGTGCCGCACGAGCCGCCCGGGTAG
- a CDS encoding HAD family hydrolase, producing the protein MSAESARSAVLFDLEGTLLDTPRAVAEQMSLAVEAVTGVLPELATARALIGAPLAQMAGALSGTEPDSTTAQRVSADFRTRYRELIVPKAADLLFPGVRGGLERLARSGLVLAVVTSKKRQGAELLLAAAGIREQFAAVVGADDVTHPEPHRDSADAALAILGLSDAGPSGAVVGDTAADIGLGAAIGAFTVGVTYGVGTTYQIASAPADYVAHTFDDAIRAVLLRTGR; encoded by the coding sequence ATGTCGGCTGAGTCGGCGCGCTCGGCGGTGTTGTTCGACCTGGAAGGGACGTTGCTGGACACTCCGCGCGCTGTCGCCGAGCAGATGTCGCTGGCTGTCGAGGCGGTGACCGGCGTTCTCCCGGAACTCGCGACCGCCCGGGCGCTGATCGGCGCGCCACTGGCGCAGATGGCCGGAGCGCTGTCCGGTACGGAACCGGATTCGACTACAGCGCAGAGGGTTTCGGCCGATTTTCGGACCCGGTACCGCGAACTCATCGTGCCGAAGGCGGCCGATCTGCTGTTCCCCGGGGTGCGCGGCGGCTTGGAGCGACTCGCCCGGTCCGGTCTGGTGCTGGCCGTGGTGACCAGCAAGAAACGCCAGGGCGCCGAGCTGCTCCTGGCCGCCGCGGGCATCCGCGAGCAGTTCGCGGCCGTGGTCGGTGCCGACGACGTGACACATCCCGAACCGCATCGCGACAGCGCAGACGCCGCCCTGGCGATCCTGGGCCTGTCCGATGCCGGGCCCTCCGGCGCGGTCGTCGGCGACACCGCCGCGGATATCGGATTGGGTGCCGCCATCGGCGCTTTCACCGTCGGAGTCACCTACGGCGTCGGCACGACATACCAGATCGCCTCCGCGCCTGCCGATTACGTGGCGCACACCTTCGACGACGCGATCCGCGCCGTCCTGCTCCGGACCGGAAGGTGA
- a CDS encoding GNAT family N-acetyltransferase: MVDNDRGTVTLRPVGWADPDAVLLREEMAAEVGPRYARLMRTLPTDPHRIDPATVVRTVVAYGPDPVGHAAIRRNGSDLELKRMFVRPGHRGRGISDLLLTAAEDTARAHGVPRLILQTGHLQPVAVRFYLRRGYHRIPLFSPYEHLPLSNCFAKQLI, translated from the coding sequence ATGGTCGACAATGACCGCGGTACCGTCACACTGCGCCCTGTCGGCTGGGCCGATCCCGACGCCGTGTTGCTGCGCGAGGAGATGGCGGCCGAGGTGGGCCCGCGCTACGCCCGCTTGATGCGGACATTACCGACCGACCCGCACCGCATCGATCCCGCGACGGTGGTCCGCACCGTGGTCGCGTACGGACCGGACCCGGTCGGTCACGCCGCAATACGTCGGAACGGAAGCGATCTCGAACTGAAGCGCATGTTCGTGCGTCCCGGCCATCGCGGCCGCGGCATCTCCGACCTGCTGCTCACCGCCGCCGAAGACACCGCCCGCGCGCACGGCGTGCCGCGGCTGATCCTGCAGACCGGACATCTGCAACCGGTGGCCGTCCGCTTCTACCTCCGCCGCGGTTACCACCGGATCCCTCTCTTCTCACCCTACGAACACCTACCGCTGTCGAATTGCTTTGCCAAGCAATTGATTTGA
- the hpnD gene encoding presqualene diphosphate synthase HpnD, translated as MTATLPTRTEAYAECERITRTEAKNFYYGIRLLPPDKRSALCALYALARRIDDIGDGDLAPAAKTEALAGLRKQLDDPAGQDDPVLLAVADTARRYPVPLSAFGELIDGVQMDVDGVGYADFAELTTYCRCVAGAVGRLCLSVFGTGADPRAPLFADQLGIALQQTNILRDIREDLGNGRVYLPADELDRYGVRLELDATGALDDPDGRLAALIRDAAERAENWYCLGLRLLPELDGRSAACCAAMAGIYRQLNARIRANPAAVYDRRLSLSAWEKARVASGALLRSSAALTGDGERSRTARGPR; from the coding sequence ATGACGGCCACCCTGCCCACTCGCACCGAGGCCTACGCCGAGTGCGAGAGGATCACCCGCACCGAGGCGAAGAACTTCTACTACGGCATCCGGCTGCTGCCCCCGGACAAGCGGTCTGCCCTGTGCGCGCTCTACGCGCTGGCGCGCCGGATAGACGACATCGGCGACGGCGACCTGGCACCGGCCGCCAAGACCGAGGCGCTGGCCGGATTGCGCAAGCAGCTCGACGACCCGGCCGGACAGGACGATCCGGTGCTGCTCGCGGTGGCCGACACCGCGCGGCGCTACCCCGTCCCGCTCTCGGCGTTCGGCGAATTGATCGACGGCGTGCAGATGGACGTGGACGGCGTCGGTTACGCCGATTTCGCCGAGCTGACCACGTACTGCCGATGCGTCGCCGGTGCGGTGGGCAGGTTGTGCCTGTCGGTGTTCGGCACCGGCGCCGATCCGCGGGCGCCGCTGTTCGCCGATCAGCTGGGCATCGCGTTGCAGCAGACCAATATCCTCCGCGACATCCGCGAGGACCTCGGCAACGGCCGCGTCTACCTACCGGCCGACGAACTGGACCGGTACGGCGTCCGGCTGGAACTCGACGCCACGGGAGCGCTCGACGATCCGGACGGACGGCTCGCGGCGCTGATCCGCGACGCCGCCGAACGCGCCGAGAACTGGTACTGCCTGGGCCTGCGGCTACTGCCGGAGCTGGACGGCCGCAGCGCGGCCTGCTGCGCCGCCATGGCGGGCATCTACCGGCAGCTCAACGCCCGCATCCGCGCCAACCCGGCGGCGGTCTACGACCGGCGGCTGTCGCTGTCGGCGTGGGAGAAGGCCCGGGTCGCCTCCGGTGCGCTGCTGCGGTCCTCGGCGGCGCTGACCGGCGACGGCGAGCGGTCCCGCACGGCGCGGGGCCCGCGATGA
- the ald gene encoding alanine dehydrogenase gives MKIGIPREVKNHEYRVAGTPAGVRELVARGHEVFVETGAGVGSAFDDDAYSLVGARVLNSADEVWGIADLVLKVKEPVGEEYSRLREGQVLFTYLHLAASAECTDALLRSGVTAIAYETVTGRDGSLPLLAPMSEVAGRLASQAGAYHLMRSGGGRGVLMGGVPGTRPAKVVVIGAGVAGRNAAAVAVGMRADVTVLDLNIAPLRELDAQYQGRVRTVISNAQELENSVREADLVIGAVLVPGAKAPKLVSHELVEQMKPGSVLVDIAIDQGGCFADSRPTTHADPTYQVHKSVFYCVANMPGAVPYTSTVALTNATLPYVVSLADRGWRAAVASDPGLEQGLSTHQGMLLSESVAAAHGYTAQPLAGV, from the coding sequence GTGAAGATCGGAATCCCCCGCGAGGTCAAAAACCACGAATACCGAGTCGCGGGCACCCCGGCCGGGGTGCGGGAACTGGTGGCGCGCGGCCATGAGGTGTTCGTCGAGACCGGGGCCGGCGTCGGTTCGGCGTTCGACGACGACGCCTACTCGCTCGTCGGCGCCCGCGTGCTGAATTCGGCGGACGAGGTCTGGGGCATAGCGGATCTGGTGCTGAAGGTCAAAGAGCCGGTGGGCGAGGAGTATTCGCGGCTGCGCGAGGGCCAGGTGCTGTTCACCTACCTGCACCTCGCGGCCTCGGCGGAATGCACCGACGCGCTGCTGCGCTCGGGCGTCACCGCCATCGCCTACGAGACCGTCACCGGCCGCGACGGCTCGCTGCCGCTGCTGGCGCCGATGAGCGAGGTGGCCGGTCGGCTGGCATCCCAGGCGGGCGCCTACCACCTGATGCGCAGCGGCGGCGGGCGCGGCGTGCTGATGGGCGGCGTACCCGGAACCCGCCCGGCAAAGGTCGTCGTCATCGGCGCGGGAGTGGCGGGACGCAATGCCGCGGCGGTCGCCGTCGGCATGCGCGCCGACGTGACGGTGCTGGATCTGAACATCGCGCCGCTGCGCGAACTCGACGCGCAGTATCAGGGCCGAGTGCGCACGGTCATCTCCAACGCGCAGGAGCTGGAGAACTCGGTGCGCGAGGCGGACCTGGTGATCGGCGCGGTGCTGGTGCCGGGGGCCAAGGCGCCGAAGCTGGTCTCCCACGAGCTGGTGGAGCAGATGAAGCCGGGCTCGGTACTGGTCGACATCGCCATCGACCAGGGCGGCTGCTTCGCCGACTCGCGCCCCACGACCCACGCCGATCCGACCTATCAGGTGCACAAGTCGGTCTTCTACTGCGTGGCCAACATGCCCGGCGCGGTGCCCTACACCTCCACCGTGGCCCTCACCAATGCCACGCTGCCCTATGTCGTTTCACTCGCCGATCGAGGCTGGCGCGCGGCGGTCGCGTCCGACCCCGGCCTGGAACAGGGCCTGAGCACCCACCAGGGCATGCTCCTGTCGGAGAGCGTCGCCGCCGCGCACGGCTACACCGCCCAGCCCCTCGCCGGAGTGTGA